The following are encoded in a window of Aromatoleum petrolei genomic DNA:
- a CDS encoding CaiB/BaiF CoA transferase family protein produces MNRSRPLDGIRVVSLEHAVAVPFATRQLADLGAEVIKIERPGAGDFARAYDKSVNGLASYFVWLNRGKKSVTLDVKQPVANEVLQKLIARADVVVQNLAPGAAARLGVSYEALAPKHPRLIVCDLSGYGETGPLRDKKAYDLLIQAESGLIATTGSADTPSRAGASIADIAAGMYAYSGILTALLQRERTDRGARVEISMLEALSEWMMQPVYLGHYGGKAPSRQGATHPIIAPYGPHRAGDGTEVIFGLQNEREWQAFCNKVLVRPELASDERFDSNTKRVAARAELTALIETEFEGLSAEQVVARLDAAGIANGRLNDMNAVWNHEQLRARGRWAQVQTEQGAIEALLPPVNISGVEPVMGDVPALGQHTEAVLAELGYDGAAIARMRESKAI; encoded by the coding sequence ATGAATAGATCCCGACCCCTCGACGGCATTCGTGTCGTCTCCCTGGAACACGCGGTGGCGGTACCCTTCGCCACGCGCCAGCTGGCTGATCTCGGCGCCGAGGTCATCAAGATCGAGCGTCCCGGCGCCGGCGACTTCGCCCGTGCCTACGACAAGAGCGTGAACGGCCTCGCGTCCTATTTCGTCTGGCTGAACCGCGGGAAGAAGAGCGTCACCCTCGACGTCAAGCAGCCGGTCGCGAACGAGGTGCTGCAAAAGCTCATCGCCCGCGCCGACGTGGTGGTGCAGAACCTGGCCCCCGGCGCTGCCGCCCGCCTGGGCGTGAGCTACGAGGCGCTCGCACCCAAGCACCCGCGCCTGATCGTGTGCGATCTCTCTGGCTACGGCGAGACGGGGCCTTTGCGCGACAAGAAAGCGTACGACCTGCTGATTCAGGCCGAATCGGGCCTCATCGCCACGACCGGATCCGCCGATACGCCTTCGCGCGCCGGCGCCTCGATCGCCGACATCGCTGCCGGCATGTACGCCTACAGCGGCATCCTCACGGCATTGCTGCAGCGGGAGCGCACCGATCGCGGCGCTCGGGTCGAGATCAGCATGCTCGAAGCGCTCTCGGAATGGATGATGCAGCCGGTCTATCTGGGCCACTACGGCGGCAAGGCGCCGAGCCGACAGGGGGCGACCCACCCGATCATCGCCCCCTACGGCCCCCATCGCGCTGGTGATGGCACCGAAGTGATCTTCGGTCTGCAGAACGAGCGTGAGTGGCAGGCTTTCTGCAACAAGGTGCTCGTGCGCCCCGAATTGGCCAGCGATGAACGCTTCGACTCCAACACGAAGCGGGTTGCGGCACGCGCCGAGCTGACCGCGCTGATCGAGACCGAGTTCGAGGGCCTTTCCGCCGAACAGGTCGTCGCCCGCCTCGATGCGGCCGGCATTGCCAATGGCCGTCTCAACGACATGAACGCAGTGTGGAATCACGAGCAGCTTCGCGCCCGCGGACGCTGGGCCCAAGTGCAGACGGAGCAGGGGGCGATCGAGGCGCTGCTGCCGCCTGTCAACATCAGTGGCGTCGAGCCGGTGATGGGCGACGTGCCGGCGCTGGGCCAGCACACCGAGGCTGTGCTTGCCGAACTCGGCTACGACGGCGCTGCGATTGCCCGCATGCGCGAAAGCAAGGCGATTTGA
- a CDS encoding acyl-CoA dehydrogenase family protein encodes MHTENYDDIRDGVRALCAEFPDEYFRKVDEARAYPEAFVDALTKAGWMAALIPAEYGGSGLGLAEASVIMEEINRNGGNSGACHGQMYNMNTILRNGSEAQKEKYLPKIATGELRIQSMGVTEPTTGTDTTKLKTTATKKDGRYVVNGQKVWISRIQHSDMMILLARTTPLSDVKKKSDGLSCFLVDLHQAIGNGLTVRPILNMVNHETNELFFDNLEIPEENLIGEEGKGFKYILEGLNAERILIAAECIGDGYWFVDRAKKYASERIVFDRPIGMNQGVQFPIAESYIEVEAANLMRWKAAHLYDAHRACGAEANMAKYLAAKASWEAANVCLQTHGGFGFACEYDIERKFRETRLYQVAPISTNLIFSYVAEHVLGLPRSF; translated from the coding sequence ATGCATACCGAAAATTACGACGACATCCGCGACGGCGTTCGCGCCCTGTGCGCCGAGTTCCCCGACGAATACTTCCGCAAGGTCGATGAGGCGCGGGCCTATCCGGAGGCGTTTGTCGACGCCCTCACCAAGGCGGGTTGGATGGCCGCGCTGATCCCCGCCGAGTACGGCGGCTCCGGCCTGGGGCTGGCCGAGGCCTCGGTGATCATGGAAGAGATCAACCGCAACGGTGGCAATTCCGGCGCCTGCCATGGGCAGATGTACAATATGAACACCATTCTGCGGAACGGTTCGGAGGCGCAGAAGGAGAAGTACCTGCCCAAGATCGCCACCGGCGAACTGCGCATCCAGTCCATGGGGGTGACCGAGCCGACTACCGGCACCGACACCACCAAGCTCAAGACCACTGCAACGAAGAAGGACGGCCGCTACGTCGTGAACGGCCAGAAGGTGTGGATCTCACGCATCCAGCACAGCGACATGATGATCCTGCTCGCGCGCACCACGCCGCTTTCTGACGTGAAGAAGAAATCCGACGGCCTGTCGTGCTTTCTCGTCGATCTGCACCAGGCCATCGGCAACGGTCTGACCGTGCGGCCGATCCTCAACATGGTCAATCACGAGACCAACGAGCTCTTCTTCGACAACCTCGAGATTCCCGAGGAGAACCTGATCGGCGAGGAGGGCAAGGGCTTCAAGTACATCCTCGAAGGTCTCAACGCCGAGCGCATCCTGATCGCAGCCGAATGCATCGGCGATGGCTACTGGTTCGTGGACCGGGCGAAGAAATACGCCAGTGAGCGGATCGTCTTCGATCGGCCGATCGGCATGAACCAGGGCGTGCAGTTCCCCATCGCCGAGTCCTACATCGAGGTCGAGGCGGCCAACCTCATGCGCTGGAAGGCGGCCCATCTCTACGACGCCCACCGGGCCTGCGGTGCCGAGGCCAACATGGCCAAGTACCTCGCCGCCAAGGCTTCCTGGGAGGCTGCCAACGTCTGCCTGCAGACCCACGGCGGCTTCGGCTTCGCCTGCGAGTACGACATCGAGCGCAAGTTCCGCGAGACCCGGCTGTACCAGGTGGCGCCGATCTCCACCAACCTGATCTTCTCCTACGTCGCCGAGCACGTGCTCGGCCTGCCGCGTTCGTTCTGA
- a CDS encoding FAS1-like dehydratase domain-containing protein produces the protein MNTDSGVLQDWVGRTEVLRDRVTAAPPIALAATLDHPRTGFDTGADLPAPWHWLYFLPSVRQSEIGADGHPKRGGFLPPVALPRRMWAGSQMRFVRPLKVGADVTRTSRIANVRVKEGRSGALVFVKVEHRIEDAGGLVLEEAQDIVYRDAAKSGEATPESPPAPGNALWCHEIRPDPVLLFRFSALTFNSHRIHYDLPYATGVEHYPALVVHGPLIATLLLDALHRELPDRRLRAFTFRAVRPLFEGRPFKVCGRIEADGNTVRLWAQDADGWLAMDASAELI, from the coding sequence ATGAATACCGACAGCGGCGTACTGCAGGACTGGGTGGGGCGTACCGAGGTTCTTCGAGATCGGGTCACGGCAGCGCCGCCGATCGCGCTGGCCGCGACACTCGATCATCCTCGCACGGGGTTTGACACCGGCGCAGATCTGCCGGCTCCTTGGCATTGGCTTTACTTCCTTCCCTCGGTCCGTCAGTCTGAAATCGGCGCCGACGGCCATCCCAAGCGCGGCGGCTTCCTGCCGCCAGTGGCGCTGCCGCGGCGCATGTGGGCTGGCAGCCAGATGCGGTTCGTGCGCCCCCTGAAGGTTGGGGCCGACGTCACTCGGACGTCGCGAATCGCCAACGTCCGCGTCAAGGAAGGGCGCAGCGGCGCCCTCGTATTCGTCAAAGTCGAGCACCGGATCGAGGACGCCGGGGGGCTCGTGCTCGAGGAGGCGCAGGATATCGTCTATCGCGACGCGGCAAAGTCCGGCGAGGCGACCCCGGAGTCCCCGCCAGCCCCGGGCAACGCCCTCTGGTGCCACGAGATTCGTCCCGATCCGGTGCTGCTGTTCCGCTTTTCCGCGCTGACCTTCAACAGCCACCGCATCCACTACGACCTTCCCTATGCCACCGGCGTCGAACACTACCCGGCTCTGGTGGTGCACGGACCACTGATCGCAACCCTCCTGCTGGACGCGCTGCATCGCGAGCTACCGGATCGCCGCCTGCGCGCCTTCACCTTCCGCGCGGTCAGGCCACTGTTCGAAGGTCGCCCCTTCAAGGTCTGCGGGCGCATCGAGGCCGACGGCAACACCGTGCGCTTGTGGGCGCAGGATGCGGACGGGTGGCTGGCCATGGACGCCAGCGCCGAATTGATCTGA
- a CDS encoding IclR family transcriptional regulator, translated as MPKRSQADVVNGDKENGGPRSLTRLLGLFDALARSPNGLTLAELNVTLESPKSSLLNLLRPLVNDGYLNHDGSRYLLGPAVFRLAANVMSVWNFSKVLHPYLEELANRCHETVYVGILDREQGVITYLQVIESAHSVRYSMPVGTSRPLYCTAAGRLLLAHADREWQEEYMRRTKMEPRTPQTITRKKELRAELENVLQKGYSVSVGELMRESAGIAAPIFGTDGKVVAALAIGAPSDRFEQERPLLQEALLDVATRASGMMRGSSPVLS; from the coding sequence ATGCCCAAGAGGTCCCAAGCGGATGTGGTAAACGGGGACAAGGAAAACGGCGGACCACGTTCGCTGACCCGATTGCTCGGCCTATTCGATGCCCTGGCCCGGTCCCCGAATGGGCTGACCCTCGCGGAGCTGAACGTCACCCTCGAGTCGCCGAAGAGCAGCCTGCTGAATCTCCTTCGTCCGCTGGTGAACGATGGATACCTGAATCATGACGGCAGTCGCTATCTGCTCGGTCCCGCGGTATTTCGCTTGGCGGCCAACGTCATGTCGGTCTGGAACTTCTCCAAAGTGCTCCACCCGTACCTCGAGGAACTGGCCAATCGATGTCACGAGACGGTCTATGTGGGAATTCTTGATCGAGAGCAGGGTGTCATCACCTACCTCCAAGTCATCGAGAGCGCCCATTCGGTCAGGTACTCGATGCCCGTCGGTACCAGCAGGCCGCTGTACTGCACGGCCGCCGGCCGGCTGCTCCTCGCGCATGCGGACAGGGAATGGCAAGAGGAGTACATGCGCAGGACCAAGATGGAGCCGCGCACTCCTCAGACCATCACCCGCAAGAAGGAACTGCGGGCCGAACTCGAGAATGTGTTGCAGAAGGGCTATTCGGTCAGCGTCGGCGAACTTATGCGCGAATCGGCCGGCATCGCCGCGCCGATTTTCGGCACGGACGGCAAGGTGGTGGCGGCGCTTGCCATCGGTGCGCCTTCGGATCGCTTCGAGCAGGAGCGGCCGCTGCTCCAAGAGGCGCTGCTGGACGTCGCGACACGCGCGTCGGGGATGATGAGAGGGTCGAGCCCGGTGCTCAGCTGA